In the Pseudomonas sp. TH06 genome, one interval contains:
- the rapA gene encoding RNA polymerase-associated protein RapA has protein sequence MAQQYQPGQRWISDSEAELGLGTVLAQDGRLLTVLYPATGETRQYALRNAPLTRVRFSPGDSITHFEGWKMTVQQVDDVDGLMVYHGLNAQNEAVTLPETQLSNFIQFRLASDRLFAGQIDPLAWFSLRYNTLEHTSRQLQSSLWGLGGVRAQPIAHQLHIAREVADRIAPRVLLADEVGLGKTIEAGLVIHRQLLSGRANRVLILVPENLQHQWLVEMRRRFNLQVALFDEERFIESDASNPFEDTQLALVALEWLVDDEKAQDALFAAGWDLLVVDEAHHLVWHEDKASPEYTLVEQLAETIPGVLLLTATPEQLGQDSHFARLRLLDPNRFHDLAAFRAESDNYRPVAEAVQELLEKGRLSPEAHKTIHGFLGNEGEALLTAVNDGDSEASARLVRELLDRHGTGRVLFRNTRAAVQGFPERKLHPYPLPCPDEYLELPLGEHAELYPEVSFQAQPDASEEERWWKFDPRVEWLIDQLKMLKRTKVLVICAHAETAMDLEDALRVRSGIPATVFHEGMNILERDRAAAYFADEEFGAQVLICSEIGSEGRNFQFAHHLVLFDLPSHPDLLEQRIGRLDRIGQKHIIELHVPYLETSPQERLFQWYNEALNAFLNTCPTGNALQHQFGPRLLPLLEEADDSEWQALIDEARTERERLEEELHTGRDRLLELNSGGSGEGDQLVEDILEQDDQFALPIYMETLFDAFGIDSEDHSENALILKPSEKMLDASFPLGDDEGVTITYDRNQALSREDMQFITWEHPMVQGGMDLVLSGSMGNTAVALIKNKALKPGTVLLELLYVSEVVAPRSLQLGRYLPPAALRCLLDANGNDLSARVSFETLNDQLESVPRASANKFIQAQRDQLTPRINAGEDKITPRHAERVAEARRRLAADTDEELSRLTALQAVNPTVRDSELVALREQREQGLAMLDKAALRLEAIRVLVAG, from the coding sequence ATGGCGCAGCAGTATCAACCGGGGCAACGCTGGATCAGTGACAGCGAAGCAGAGCTTGGTTTAGGCACCGTTCTGGCACAGGACGGCCGCTTGTTGACCGTGCTTTACCCGGCCACTGGCGAAACCCGCCAGTACGCGCTACGGAATGCGCCCCTCACTCGCGTGCGGTTCTCGCCGGGTGACAGCATTACCCACTTCGAAGGCTGGAAGATGACCGTCCAGCAAGTTGACGATGTCGATGGCCTGATGGTTTATCACGGCCTCAACGCGCAGAACGAAGCCGTCACCCTGCCGGAAACCCAGCTGTCGAACTTCATTCAGTTCCGTCTGGCCAGCGACCGTCTGTTCGCCGGGCAGATCGACCCGCTGGCGTGGTTCTCGCTGCGCTACAACACCCTCGAACACACCAGCCGTCAGTTGCAGTCCTCGCTTTGGGGCCTGGGCGGCGTGCGTGCGCAGCCGATCGCGCACCAGCTGCACATTGCCCGTGAAGTCGCTGACCGTATCGCGCCGCGCGTATTGCTGGCAGACGAAGTGGGTCTGGGTAAAACCATCGAAGCCGGTCTGGTGATCCATCGCCAACTGCTCTCGGGCCGCGCCAATCGCGTACTGATCCTCGTGCCGGAAAACCTTCAGCACCAGTGGCTGGTGGAGATGCGCCGCCGCTTCAACCTGCAGGTCGCGCTGTTCGACGAAGAACGCTTCATCGAAAGCGATGCCAGCAACCCGTTCGAAGACACCCAACTGGCGCTGGTAGCGCTGGAATGGCTGGTCGACGATGAAAAGGCGCAGGACGCACTGTTCGCCGCCGGTTGGGATCTGTTGGTGGTCGACGAAGCCCACCACCTGGTCTGGCACGAAGACAAGGCCAGCCCGGAATACACCCTGGTCGAGCAACTGGCTGAAACCATCCCGGGCGTGCTGCTGCTCACCGCCACGCCGGAACAACTCGGTCAGGACAGCCACTTCGCCCGTTTGCGCCTGCTCGATCCAAACCGTTTCCATGACCTGGCCGCCTTCCGCGCCGAGAGCGACAACTATCGCCCGGTGGCCGAAGCCGTTCAGGAACTGCTGGAAAAAGGGCGCCTGTCGCCTGAAGCGCACAAGACCATCCATGGTTTCCTCGGCAACGAAGGCGAAGCCCTGCTGACCGCGGTCAATGATGGCGACAGCGAAGCCAGCGCCCGCCTCGTGCGTGAACTGCTCGACCGTCACGGCACTGGCCGCGTGCTTTTCCGTAACACCCGCGCTGCCGTGCAGGGTTTCCCGGAACGCAAACTGCACCCGTATCCGCTGCCGTGCCCGGACGAATACCTGGAACTGCCGCTGGGCGAACACGCCGAGCTGTACCCGGAAGTCAGCTTCCAGGCGCAGCCGGACGCCAGCGAAGAAGAACGCTGGTGGAAATTCGACCCACGCGTCGAGTGGCTGATCGATCAGCTGAAAATGCTCAAGCGCACCAAAGTGCTGGTGATCTGCGCCCACGCCGAAACCGCGATGGATCTGGAAGACGCGCTGCGCGTGCGTTCCGGCATCCCGGCCACGGTGTTCCATGAAGGCATGAACATCCTTGAGCGTGACCGCGCTGCCGCCTACTTCGCCGACGAAGAGTTTGGCGCGCAAGTGCTGATCTGCTCGGAAATCGGCAGTGAAGGTCGCAACTTCCAGTTCGCTCATCACCTGGTGCTGTTCGATCTGCCGTCGCACCCGGACCTGCTGGAGCAGCGTATCGGTCGTCTCGACCGGATCGGCCAGAAACACATCATCGAACTGCACGTGCCGTACCTGGAAACCAGCCCGCAAGAGCGTCTGTTCCAGTGGTACAACGAAGCGCTGAACGCATTCCTCAACACCTGCCCGACCGGCAACGCCTTGCAGCATCAGTTCGGCCCGCGCCTGCTGCCGCTGCTGGAAGAAGCCGACGACAGCGAGTGGCAAGCATTGATCGACGAAGCGCGCACTGAACGCGAACGTCTTGAAGAAGAGCTGCACACCGGTCGCGACCGTCTGCTGGAACTCAACTCCGGCGGTTCGGGCGAAGGCGATCAGTTGGTCGAGGACATCCTTGAGCAGGACGATCAATTCGCCCTGCCGATCTACATGGAAACCCTGTTCGACGCGTTCGGCATCGACAGCGAAGACCATTCGGAAAACGCCCTGATCCTCAAGCCGAGCGAGAAGATGCTCGACGCCAGCTTCCCGCTGGGCGACGACGAAGGCGTGACCATTACTTACGACCGCAACCAGGCGCTGTCACGCGAAGACATGCAGTTCATCACCTGGGAACACCCGATGGTGCAGGGCGGCATGGATCTGGTGCTGTCCGGTTCGATGGGCAACACCGCCGTCGCGCTGATCAAGAACAAGGCGCTGAAACCGGGCACCGTGTTGCTGGAACTGCTCTATGTCAGCGAAGTGGTTGCGCCGCGTTCGCTACAACTGGGTCGTTACCTGCCGCCGGCCGCCCTGCGCTGCCTGCTTGATGCCAACGGTAACGATCTGTCGGCCCGCGTATCGTTCGAAACCCTCAACGATCAACTGGAAAGCGTGCCGCGTGCCAGCGCCAACAAGTTCATCCAGGCCCAGCGCGATCAGCTGACGCCACGGATCAACGCCGGCGAAGACAAGATCACCCCGCGTCACGCCGAGCGTGTGGCCGAGGCACGCCGTCGTCTGGCGGCCGACACCGACGAAGAACTGTCGCGCCTGACCGCGTTGCAAGCGGTCAACCCGACCGTGCGTGACAGCGAACTGGTAGCGTTGCGTGAACAGCGTGAGCAGGGGCTGGCAATGCTCGACAAGGCTGCTTTGCGTCTGGAAGCGATTCGGGTATTGGTGGCAGGCTAA
- a CDS encoding aspartate-semialdehyde dehydrogenase, with amino-acid sequence MLPPMLPLSAVPITSQQDPIRQRPDIPPVVPVQESSNESTIDLQKRDPEEDRLMAREEQRRQQERDRRRREADEDPEEHLAVPGHELNADNTVPVVPLMEDQPRQGLWVDIEI; translated from the coding sequence ATGTTGCCACCGATGCTCCCCCTGAGCGCTGTGCCGATCACTTCCCAGCAGGATCCGATCCGCCAGCGGCCGGACATTCCTCCGGTGGTGCCGGTGCAGGAAAGCTCCAACGAAAGCACGATCGATCTGCAAAAACGCGATCCTGAAGAGGACAGACTGATGGCGCGCGAGGAACAGCGCCGTCAGCAGGAACGCGATCGCCGTCGTCGCGAAGCCGATGAAGACCCCGAAGAACACCTCGCCGTACCGGGCCATGAACTGAATGCCGACAACACCGTGCCGGTGGTGCCGTTGATGGAAGATCAGCCGCGTCAGGGCCTGTGGGTCGACATCGAAATCTGA
- a CDS encoding LysR substrate-binding domain-containing protein, whose product MPLHQDLPPLMALRAFEAVARHLSFIKAADELSVTQSAISHQVQKLEEFLNLRLFVRRTRAIDLTPAGASYYRQIEPALAAIAQATRQLRGEQPAILRIGLLASFATLWLAPRLADFNAKHPHIHVELLPAVQLADVGGGEVDLAIRYGKGGWPKVRTRRFMSETLTPVCSPAAKAKGVNNGPLLMAKSHQPFEWIDWQQHSGIDLAHVPSVMLHDYNIVVESAVAGQGIAMGRQRLIERRLKEGALVPAFDTPPMHSEIGYWLVTPERPPSLAVQSFSQWLEEIADA is encoded by the coding sequence GTGCCGCTACATCAGGATCTGCCGCCGCTGATGGCCCTGCGCGCCTTTGAGGCCGTGGCCCGCCACTTGAGCTTTATCAAGGCTGCCGATGAGTTGTCGGTGACGCAAAGTGCGATCAGCCACCAAGTGCAAAAGCTTGAAGAATTCCTCAACCTGCGCCTGTTTGTCCGGCGCACACGGGCCATCGACCTGACGCCCGCCGGCGCGTCGTATTACCGGCAGATCGAACCCGCCCTCGCCGCCATCGCCCAAGCCACCCGGCAGCTGCGCGGCGAACAACCGGCCATTCTGCGCATCGGTCTGCTCGCCTCCTTCGCCACGTTATGGCTGGCCCCGCGACTGGCGGATTTCAACGCAAAACATCCGCACATTCATGTCGAACTGCTGCCCGCCGTGCAATTGGCGGATGTCGGCGGTGGCGAAGTCGATTTGGCTATCCGCTATGGCAAGGGCGGCTGGCCGAAAGTCCGCACCCGACGCTTCATGAGCGAAACCCTGACCCCGGTGTGCAGTCCCGCCGCCAAGGCGAAAGGTGTCAATAATGGGCCGCTGCTGATGGCCAAGTCGCACCAGCCGTTCGAATGGATCGACTGGCAGCAACACAGCGGCATCGATCTGGCTCATGTGCCCAGCGTCATGCTGCACGACTACAACATCGTGGTCGAATCCGCCGTCGCCGGCCAAGGCATAGCGATGGGTCGCCAGCGCCTGATCGAACGCCGGCTCAAGGAAGGTGCGTTGGTTCCTGCCTTCGACACGCCGCCCATGCACAGTGAAATTGGATACTGGTTGGTCACGCCCGAACGTCCTCCAAGCCTGGCAGTGCAGAGTTTCAGCCAGTGGCTGGAAGAGATCGCCGACGCATGA
- a CDS encoding MFS transporter: protein MQNSTQAANAWRILFLLFLANLFNFFDRTIPAIIIEPIRMEWHLSDFQLGIVGTAFTIVYAIAGLPLGRMADTGSRSKLMGWGLATWSALTAVNGLVGSFWSFLIVRMGIGIGEASYAPAANSLIGDLFPAHRRARAMGIFMLGLPLGLLLAFFTIGWMVKAFDSWRAPFFIAAVPGLILAIFMFFIKEPKRGAAETVQVSQEKVDKPIRRILAVPTFLWLVMAGLCFNFATYACNSFLVPMLQRYFLMPLQEAAVATGLIVGVTGLIGLTLGGWIADKIHQRVANGRLLFAAFSLIISTLCTAWALHAGRIEIGVFVALFSVGWLFAYNFYTCVYTAIQDVVEPRLRATAMALFFAGLYLLGGGLGPVVVGGLSDHFAKSAMIAAGAEQMTEAFKAVGLHDAMYLIPVALFLTMVFLFLAARCFVRDAQRMKEGLVAVVEPEGAAATA, encoded by the coding sequence ATGCAGAACTCGACCCAAGCGGCGAATGCCTGGCGCATTCTGTTCCTGCTGTTCCTCGCCAACCTGTTCAATTTCTTCGACCGCACCATTCCGGCGATCATTATCGAACCGATCCGCATGGAATGGCACCTCAGCGACTTTCAGTTGGGGATCGTCGGTACTGCGTTCACCATTGTTTATGCGATTGCCGGGCTGCCGCTCGGGCGCATGGCCGACACCGGCTCACGCAGCAAACTGATGGGCTGGGGCCTGGCGACGTGGAGTGCGCTGACCGCGGTCAATGGTCTGGTTGGCAGCTTCTGGAGCTTTTTGATTGTGCGCATGGGCATCGGTATCGGCGAGGCCAGTTACGCACCGGCCGCCAACTCGCTGATCGGTGATCTGTTTCCGGCCCACCGTCGGGCGCGGGCCATGGGCATTTTCATGCTCGGTCTGCCGCTGGGTCTGCTGCTGGCGTTCTTCACGATCGGCTGGATGGTCAAGGCATTCGACAGCTGGCGCGCGCCGTTCTTCATCGCCGCCGTACCGGGGCTGATCCTCGCGATCTTCATGTTTTTCATCAAGGAGCCAAAGCGCGGCGCGGCGGAAACCGTGCAGGTCTCGCAGGAGAAAGTCGACAAACCTATCCGCCGGATCCTCGCGGTACCGACCTTCCTGTGGCTGGTGATGGCCGGGTTGTGCTTCAACTTCGCCACCTATGCCTGCAACTCGTTCCTGGTGCCGATGCTGCAACGCTATTTCCTCATGCCGTTGCAGGAAGCGGCGGTGGCGACCGGGCTGATTGTCGGCGTGACCGGGCTGATCGGCCTGACCCTCGGTGGCTGGATCGCTGACAAGATTCACCAGCGCGTGGCCAATGGACGGCTGTTGTTCGCCGCGTTCAGCCTGATCATCTCGACCCTGTGCACGGCGTGGGCGCTGCATGCCGGGCGTATCGAGATCGGCGTGTTTGTCGCGCTGTTCAGCGTCGGCTGGCTGTTTGCCTATAACTTCTACACCTGCGTGTACACGGCGATTCAGGATGTGGTCGAACCCCGCCTGCGGGCGACGGCGATGGCGTTGTTCTTTGCCGGGTTGTATCTGCTGGGCGGTGGTCTGGGGCCGGTGGTGGTGGGTGGCTTGTCGGATCACTTTGCCAAGTCGGCGATGATTGCCGCGGGGGCGGAGCAGATGACTGAAGCGTTCAAGGCAGTTGGGCTGCACGACGCTATGTATCTGATTCCGGTGGCGCTGTTCCTGACGATGGTGTTTCTGTTTCTGGCGGCGCGGTGTTTTGTACGGGATGCGCAGCGGATGAAGGAGGGGCTGGTGGCTGTTGTTGAGCCAGAGGGTGCGGCGGCGACGGCATGA
- the ccoM gene encoding cytochrome c oxidase subunit CcoM yields MFFDNVVFAGVLTVGLMVLFFAGFGFFIWKDANKRKKP; encoded by the coding sequence ATGTTTTTCGATAACGTGGTGTTTGCCGGAGTGCTGACCGTCGGCCTCATGGTTCTGTTTTTTGCAGGGTTTGGATTTTTTATCTGGAAGGATGCGAACAAGCGCAAGAAGCCTTGA
- a CDS encoding RidA family protein, with product MTDSLTHRIQQLGLQLPAPSQPIANYISHVVSQNQLFISGQIPLLDGKPAFIGRLGETISEEEGVNAAELAGLGLLAQLSDALGDDLSKLARIIRLGVFVAATPDFQRQGAVANGASNLLVNALGEKGRHVRTAVGVSSLPSGVAVEIDAIFELQP from the coding sequence ATGACCGACTCACTCACGCACCGCATCCAGCAACTCGGCCTGCAACTGCCCGCGCCGAGCCAGCCTATCGCCAACTACATCAGTCACGTCGTCAGCCAGAACCAGCTATTCATTTCCGGGCAGATTCCACTGTTGGACGGCAAACCCGCATTCATCGGCCGACTCGGCGAAACAATCTCCGAAGAGGAAGGGGTCAACGCCGCCGAACTCGCTGGGTTGGGCCTGCTCGCACAGCTGAGTGATGCTTTGGGTGACGATCTGAGCAAACTGGCGCGGATCATTCGTCTCGGTGTTTTTGTTGCCGCCACGCCTGACTTCCAGCGTCAGGGCGCAGTCGCCAATGGCGCATCGAATCTGCTGGTCAATGCCCTGGGCGAAAAGGGTCGCCATGTGCGCACGGCGGTCGGTGTTTCCAGCCTGCCAAGTGGCGTGGCAGTGGAAATCGACGCAATCTTTGAGCTCCAGCCGTGA
- the pcaR gene encoding pca regulon transcriptional regulator PcaR, whose amino-acid sequence MNDQMRNSFTSVAPPIVASPAKRIQALTGDPDFMTSLARGLAVVQAFQERKRHLTIAQISHRTEIPRAAVRRCLHTLIKLGYATTDGRTYSLLPKVLTLGHAYLSSTPLAVSAQPYLDRMSEQLHEACNMATLEGDDILYIARSATTQRLISVDLSVGGRLPAYCTSMGRILLAALDDTSLGEYLDHAELVAKTSRTIHTPAALLECLQEVRQQGWCIVDQELEQGLRSIAVPVYDASGQVVAALNVSTHAGRVSRTELEQRFLPGLLSASRDLSAQLFA is encoded by the coding sequence ATGAACGATCAAATGCGCAACTCCTTTACCTCAGTGGCGCCGCCGATTGTTGCCTCGCCGGCCAAACGCATTCAGGCGCTGACCGGTGATCCGGACTTCATGACCTCATTGGCCCGTGGCCTGGCGGTGGTGCAGGCCTTTCAGGAGCGCAAGCGTCATCTGACCATCGCCCAGATCAGCCATCGCACGGAAATCCCCCGCGCCGCCGTGCGCCGTTGCCTGCACACGTTGATCAAGCTCGGCTACGCCACCACTGACGGTCGCACTTACTCTTTGCTGCCGAAAGTGCTGACCCTCGGCCACGCCTATTTATCCTCGACGCCGTTGGCCGTCTCCGCGCAGCCGTACCTCGACCGTATGAGCGAACAACTGCACGAAGCCTGCAACATGGCCACGCTCGAGGGCGATGACATTCTTTACATCGCCCGCTCCGCGACTACTCAGCGTCTGATTTCGGTGGATCTGTCGGTCGGCGGGCGTCTGCCGGCCTATTGCACGTCGATGGGGCGGATTCTGCTGGCGGCGCTGGACGACACGTCGTTGGGCGAGTACCTCGACCACGCCGAACTGGTCGCCAAGACCAGCCGCACGATTCACACGCCCGCGGCGTTGCTCGAATGCCTGCAAGAAGTGCGGCAACAAGGCTGGTGCATCGTCGATCAGGAGCTGGAGCAAGGCCTGCGTTCGATTGCCGTACCGGTCTACGATGCTTCCGGGCAAGTGGTCGCCGCGCTCAACGTCAGTACCCACGCCGGTCGCGTCAGTCGTACCGAGCTTGAGCAACGCTTCCTGCCGGGCCTGCTCAGCGCCAGCCGCGACCTCAGTGCGCAGCTGTTCGCCTGA
- a CDS encoding aminotransferase class V-fold PLP-dependent enzyme: protein MNVEDIAFLRSRTPGCNNVIHFNHAGASLPSQATLDAVIAQLQREALGGPMEVADGEVQERARTAAAALLNAQPEDIAFASSGSAAWSQAFNALEPWQPGERILVGRHEWAGNLACMAEAVKAGARLEVIPCDAKGAVDPQALAQMIDRNVRLIALTWLPANGGLINPAAQIGAVAQRHGIPYFIDAGQALGQLPCDVQALQCDVLKGAGRKFLRGPRGTALLYIRAQFLQRLLPAQRDVLSAPWDGQRFNLRNDARRFETSEVSLALLAGLANALEEHNRIGAISIRRRIEQSSRLLRERLQTIPGLTLCNLGAAQLQSGLIAFTLKGWDCVALKQTLAARRINIGANGVAYTPLDMKARGLDSIARVSVSYLNTEEEIEVLLANLAELAAQPQISMSTHRP, encoded by the coding sequence GTGAATGTCGAGGACATCGCGTTTCTGCGATCAAGAACCCCAGGTTGCAATAACGTCATCCACTTCAACCACGCCGGTGCCTCACTTCCGAGCCAAGCCACCCTCGATGCCGTGATCGCACAGCTGCAACGCGAAGCGCTTGGCGGGCCCATGGAAGTGGCCGACGGTGAGGTGCAGGAAAGGGCTCGAACCGCCGCCGCGGCGCTGCTCAATGCGCAACCCGAAGACATTGCGTTTGCCAGCAGCGGCTCGGCCGCCTGGAGTCAGGCGTTCAACGCGCTGGAACCATGGCAGCCGGGCGAGCGGATTCTGGTGGGCCGTCATGAATGGGCCGGCAATCTGGCCTGCATGGCTGAGGCGGTAAAGGCCGGCGCGCGGCTGGAGGTGATTCCCTGCGACGCCAAGGGCGCCGTCGATCCACAGGCACTGGCGCAGATGATTGATCGCAATGTGCGCCTGATCGCCCTGACCTGGCTGCCCGCCAACGGTGGCCTGATCAACCCGGCGGCGCAGATCGGTGCGGTCGCCCAGCGTCACGGTATTCCTTACTTCATCGACGCCGGCCAAGCGTTGGGGCAGTTGCCCTGTGATGTTCAGGCCCTGCAATGCGACGTGCTCAAGGGCGCCGGGCGCAAGTTTCTGCGGGGCCCGCGCGGCACTGCGCTGCTGTATATCCGCGCGCAATTCCTGCAACGCTTGCTGCCGGCGCAACGCGATGTACTGTCGGCGCCGTGGGACGGCCAGCGCTTCAACTTGCGCAATGACGCCAGGCGTTTCGAGACCAGTGAAGTGTCGCTGGCCTTGCTGGCCGGATTGGCGAATGCGTTGGAGGAACACAATCGAATCGGTGCGATATCGATCCGGCGGCGCATCGAGCAATCAAGCCGCTTGCTGCGTGAACGCTTGCAGACGATTCCCGGCCTGACCCTGTGCAATCTCGGCGCGGCGCAGCTGCAATCCGGGCTGATCGCCTTCACGCTCAAAGGTTGGGACTGTGTTGCGCTCAAACAGACACTGGCCGCACGCCGCATCAACATCGGCGCCAATGGCGTCGCCTACACGCCGCTGGACATGAAAGCACGCGGGCTGGACAGCATTGCGCGGGTGTCGGTGAGTTATCTGAATACGGAAGAGGAAATCGAAGTGTTGCTGGCAAATCTGGCTGAACTGGCCGCTCAGCCTCAGATTTCGATGTCGACCCACAGGCCCTGA
- a CDS encoding inorganic phosphate transporter, with protein MIDLFSGLDAWVLVSLLLALTFVLAFEFINGFHDTANAVATVIYTKAMPPHLAVFFSGVFNFLGVLLGGVGVAYAIVHLLPVELLINVNTGHGLAMVFSLLAAAITWNLGTWYFGIPASSSHTLIGSILGVGLANALINDIPLADGVNWQKAIDIGASLVFSPMAGFLIAALVLIGLKWWRPLSKMHKTPEQRRKLDDKKHPPFWNRLVLVISAMAVSFVHGSNDGQKGIGLIMLVLIGIVPAQFVLDLNSTTYQIERTRDATLHLSQFYQRNADSLGEFLALGKSVEGDLPEKFRCNPQQTEPTINALLHTLKGVADYHSLSSESRVEVRRYLLCLDDTAKKVSKLPVLEAREKADLDKLRKDLTTTTEYAPFWVILAVALALGLGTMVGWKRVVLTIGEKIGKQGMTYSQGMSAQITTASLIGLANIFSLPVSTTHVLSSGVAGTMVANKSGLQGGTVRTILLAWVLTLPATVGLSAGLFWLASKALGS; from the coding sequence ATGATCGATTTATTCAGCGGACTGGATGCTTGGGTGCTTGTGAGCCTCTTGCTCGCCCTGACGTTTGTCCTCGCCTTCGAGTTCATCAATGGATTTCATGACACCGCTAACGCGGTAGCCACTGTTATCTACACCAAAGCCATGCCGCCTCACCTGGCGGTGTTCTTTTCCGGTGTGTTCAATTTCCTCGGCGTGCTGCTGGGCGGCGTTGGCGTGGCGTATGCCATTGTTCACTTGCTGCCGGTGGAGCTGCTGATCAATGTGAACACCGGCCATGGCCTGGCGATGGTGTTTTCGTTGCTTGCCGCGGCAATCACCTGGAACCTTGGCACCTGGTACTTCGGTATCCCGGCGTCGAGCTCGCACACCTTGATCGGTTCGATCCTTGGTGTCGGCCTGGCCAATGCCCTGATCAACGATATTCCGTTGGCCGACGGCGTGAACTGGCAGAAGGCAATCGACATCGGCGCCTCGCTGGTGTTCTCGCCAATGGCTGGCTTCCTGATCGCGGCACTGGTGCTGATCGGCCTGAAATGGTGGCGCCCGCTGTCGAAGATGCACAAGACGCCGGAACAGCGCCGCAAGCTTGACGACAAGAAGCACCCACCGTTCTGGAACCGTCTGGTTCTGGTGATCTCGGCCATGGCCGTGAGCTTCGTGCACGGTTCCAACGATGGCCAGAAAGGCATCGGCCTGATCATGCTGGTGTTGATCGGTATCGTTCCTGCGCAGTTCGTACTCGACTTGAACAGCACGACTTACCAGATCGAACGCACCCGCGACGCGACGTTGCACTTGAGCCAGTTCTACCAGCGTAACGCCGACTCCCTCGGTGAGTTCCTGGCCCTGGGCAAAAGCGTAGAAGGCGATCTGCCGGAGAAATTCCGCTGCAACCCGCAGCAGACCGAACCGACCATCAATGCCCTGCTCCACACCCTCAAAGGTGTTGCGGACTACCATTCGCTGTCGTCGGAAAGCCGCGTAGAAGTTCGTCGCTATCTGCTGTGCCTGGACGACACCGCGAAGAAAGTCAGCAAGCTGCCAGTCCTGGAAGCCCGTGAAAAGGCTGACCTGGACAAACTGCGAAAAGACCTGACCACCACCACTGAATATGCGCCGTTCTGGGTGATTCTGGCGGTTGCGCTGGCCTTGGGCCTGGGCACCATGGTGGGTTGGAAACGCGTGGTACTGACCATCGGCGAGAAGATCGGCAAGCAAGGCATGACCTATTCTCAGGGCATGTCGGCGCAGATCACTACTGCCAGTTTGATTGGCCTGGCCAACATCTTTAGCCTGCCGGTGTCTACCACTCACGTTCTGTCCTCGGGCGTGGCTGGCACCATGGTCGCGAACAAGAGCGGCCTGCAAGGTGGCACGGTTCGTACCATTCTGTTGGCGTGGGTGTTGACCCTGCCGGCGACCGTGGGATTGTCGGCCGGGTTGTTCTGGTTGGCGTCGAAGGCGCTGGGTAGCTGA
- a CDS encoding YkgJ family cysteine cluster protein — protein sequence MSEVSPCLNCGACCSHFRVSFFWGECASSGGTVPDELVTQISPSRVAMNGTDCKSPRCTALVGEVGSNVQCSIYEQRSSPCREFESSWENGEQNVDCDKARARFGLPPLQPDWVEIPFDQSA from the coding sequence ATGTCCGAAGTCAGTCCGTGTCTGAATTGCGGTGCCTGCTGCTCCCATTTTCGCGTGTCTTTTTTCTGGGGTGAGTGCGCCTCATCCGGGGGCACCGTGCCCGATGAACTGGTCACGCAGATCAGCCCCAGCCGGGTGGCGATGAACGGCACCGACTGCAAATCGCCGCGCTGCACGGCATTGGTCGGTGAAGTGGGCAGCAACGTGCAGTGCTCGATTTATGAGCAGCGCTCCAGCCCCTGCCGTGAATTCGAATCGTCGTGGGAAAACGGCGAACAGAACGTCGACTGCGACAAGGCCCGCGCGCGCTTCGGTCTGCCGCCCCTGCAACCCGACTGGGTCGAGATCCCTTTCGACCAGAGCGCCTGA